A window from Pseudonocardia cypriaca encodes these proteins:
- a CDS encoding extracellular solute-binding protein yields MSSALSRRRFLGGSLALAAGAAATPLLAACGGGESGGNVTEINALLITGGDRYPAYWEKVTSAFKQQTGITVKYDLLQFTPLTSKEITLAAARSTQYDVYSTHTAQIGAFFPHFEPLNNYFDTAELADFVPVAIQYLTNPATGELAAIPRNMDARTQYYRRDLYEAAGVQPAKTWEELVTIGQQLTSGGKFGLVLPGQGDPAQRQFADFLWQAGGEWLDQNNNVTFNSPAGVEALTFYRDLIQKYRITPSDVVTYQWNENSAGFTNGSSAAVFDWPGAFASFGDPSLSTVSQGFATAPMPSHKTGTSCAISHALAINKYSRNKDAAAQFLRFTVTPEALVDQYKEFKNYPSRVSTADQVIGQAQGMEQQWLSDLRTTIENGKEWPKVPGFDKVSTVVQTAVQNALSDQMSPQAALDAAAEESTRILQQAGALR; encoded by the coding sequence ATGTCTAGTGCCCTTAGCAGGCGCCGGTTCCTCGGTGGCTCGCTCGCGCTCGCCGCAGGCGCGGCGGCCACGCCGCTGCTCGCCGCGTGCGGCGGTGGCGAGTCCGGCGGGAACGTCACGGAGATCAACGCCCTGCTGATCACGGGCGGGGACCGCTACCCCGCCTACTGGGAGAAGGTCACGTCCGCGTTCAAGCAGCAGACCGGGATCACGGTCAAGTACGACCTGCTCCAGTTCACGCCGCTCACGTCCAAGGAGATCACGCTCGCCGCCGCGCGCAGCACGCAGTACGACGTCTACAGCACCCACACCGCGCAGATCGGCGCGTTCTTCCCCCACTTCGAGCCGCTCAACAACTACTTCGACACCGCCGAGCTGGCGGACTTCGTCCCCGTCGCGATCCAGTACCTGACGAACCCCGCCACCGGCGAGCTGGCCGCGATCCCGCGCAACATGGACGCGCGCACCCAATACTACCGCCGCGACCTCTACGAGGCCGCGGGCGTGCAGCCCGCGAAGACGTGGGAAGAGCTGGTGACCATCGGGCAGCAGCTCACGAGCGGCGGCAAGTTCGGCCTGGTCCTACCCGGTCAGGGCGACCCGGCCCAGCGCCAGTTCGCCGACTTCCTCTGGCAGGCGGGCGGCGAGTGGCTCGACCAGAACAACAACGTCACGTTCAACTCCCCCGCGGGCGTCGAGGCGCTCACGTTCTACCGCGACCTCATCCAGAAGTACCGGATCACGCCGTCGGACGTGGTCACCTACCAGTGGAACGAGAACTCGGCGGGCTTCACGAACGGCAGCTCCGCCGCCGTCTTCGACTGGCCGGGGGCGTTCGCGAGCTTCGGTGACCCGTCGCTGTCCACCGTGTCGCAGGGGTTCGCCACGGCACCGATGCCGAGCCACAAGACCGGCACCTCCTGCGCGATCTCGCACGCCCTCGCCATCAACAAGTACTCCCGGAACAAGGACGCCGCCGCGCAGTTCCTGCGGTTCACGGTCACCCCGGAGGCCCTGGTCGACCAGTACAAGGAGTTCAAGAACTACCCGAGCCGGGTGTCGACGGCCGACCAGGTGATCGGCCAGGCGCAGGGCATGGAGCAACAGTGGCTCTCCGACCTGCGCACCACCATCGAGAACGGCAAGGAGTGGCCGAAGGTCCCCGGCTTCGACAAGGTCTCCACGGTCGTGCAGACGGCGGTGCAGAACGCACTCAGCGACCAGATGAGCCCCCAGGCGGCGCTCGACGCGGCCGCCGAGGAGAGCACCCGGATCCTGCAGCAGGCGGGGGCGCTGCGCTGA
- a CDS encoding DMT family transporter encodes MPWLFLVGAILSEVIATLALKLSDGFSRLVPSIVVVIGYVVAFGMLSQALTRGMAIGVAYGVWAAAGVALVAIAGAAFFGEGMTMVQVGGVALVIAGVLAIELGAEH; translated from the coding sequence GTGCCCTGGCTCTTCCTCGTCGGCGCGATCCTGTCGGAGGTCATCGCGACCCTCGCACTGAAGCTCTCCGACGGCTTCTCGAGGCTCGTTCCGTCGATCGTCGTCGTGATCGGCTACGTCGTGGCGTTCGGCATGCTGTCGCAGGCGCTGACCCGCGGCATGGCGATCGGCGTGGCGTACGGGGTGTGGGCCGCGGCCGGGGTCGCGCTCGTCGCGATCGCAGGCGCCGCGTTCTTCGGGGAGGGCATGACGATGGTGCAGGTCGGCGGCGTCGCGCTGGTGATCGCGGGCGTGCTCGCCATCGAACTGGGAGCGGAGCACTGA
- a CDS encoding adenosylmethionine--8-amino-7-oxononanoate transaminase, translated as MLTPAQLLDLDRKHVWHPYSPMPGVRSPYLVESAEGVRLRLAEPVDGVRELVDGMASWWSAIHGYAHPVLDEAVRDQLGRMSHVMFGGLTHEPAIRLATTLVDITPEPLQHVFLADSGSISVEVAIKMCLQYWRSRGRPERRRLLTWRGGYHGDTWHPMSVCDPDGGMHHVWAGVLPEQVFADAPPREFEPAYVEHLAELLARHGHEVAAVIVEPVVQNAGGMRFHSPRYLQALRELADAHDVLLVFDEIATGFGRTGELFGADHAGVSPDVMCVGKALTGGYLSMAATLCTPEVAEGISRGELSVLAHGPTFMGNPLAAAAANASLGLLLGGDWRGGISRIEKGLHAGLEPARDLPGVRDVRVLGGIGVVQLDHEVDMAAATAAAVREGVWLRPFRDLVYTMPPYVTDDDDLARICTAAVAAAAVG; from the coding sequence GTGCTCACCCCTGCCCAGCTGCTCGACCTCGACCGGAAGCACGTCTGGCACCCGTACTCGCCCATGCCGGGCGTGCGGTCGCCGTACCTCGTGGAGTCCGCGGAAGGGGTGCGGCTGCGGCTGGCCGAGCCGGTCGACGGGGTGCGTGAGCTGGTCGACGGCATGGCCTCGTGGTGGTCGGCGATCCACGGCTACGCCCACCCCGTGCTGGACGAGGCCGTGCGCGACCAGCTCGGGCGGATGAGCCACGTCATGTTCGGCGGGCTCACCCACGAACCCGCGATCCGGCTGGCCACCACGCTCGTGGACATCACCCCCGAGCCGCTGCAGCACGTCTTCCTCGCCGACTCCGGGTCGATCTCGGTCGAGGTCGCGATCAAGATGTGCCTGCAGTACTGGCGCTCGCGCGGCCGTCCCGAGCGGCGGCGGCTGCTCACCTGGCGGGGCGGCTACCACGGCGACACCTGGCACCCCATGTCCGTCTGCGACCCCGACGGCGGGATGCACCACGTCTGGGCAGGCGTGCTGCCGGAGCAGGTCTTCGCCGACGCGCCGCCGCGCGAGTTCGAGCCCGCCTACGTCGAGCACCTCGCGGAACTGCTCGCCCGCCACGGGCACGAGGTGGCGGCCGTCATCGTCGAGCCCGTGGTGCAGAACGCGGGTGGGATGCGGTTCCACTCGCCGCGCTACCTGCAGGCGCTGCGCGAGCTCGCCGACGCCCACGACGTGCTGCTGGTGTTCGACGAGATCGCCACCGGCTTCGGGCGCACCGGGGAGCTGTTCGGCGCCGACCACGCAGGCGTGAGCCCGGACGTCATGTGCGTCGGCAAGGCGCTCACCGGCGGCTACCTCTCGATGGCCGCCACCCTGTGCACGCCGGAGGTGGCCGAGGGGATCTCCCGCGGCGAGCTTTCCGTGCTCGCGCACGGGCCCACGTTCATGGGCAACCCGCTGGCCGCGGCGGCGGCCAACGCCTCGCTCGGCCTGCTCCTCGGGGGCGACTGGCGGGGCGGGATCTCCCGGATCGAGAAGGGCCTGCACGCCGGGCTGGAGCCGGCCCGCGACCTCCCGGGTGTGCGGGACGTCCGCGTCCTCGGCGGGATCGGCGTGGTGCAGCTCGACCACGAGGTCGACATGGCGGCGGCCACCGCCGCCGCCGTGCGGGAGGGGGTGTGGCTGCGCCCGTTCCGCGACCTGGTCTACACGATGCCGCCCTACGTGACGGACGACGACGACCTGGCGCGCATCTGCACGGCCGCGGTGGCCGCTGCGGCCGTGGGCTGA
- a CDS encoding mandelate racemase/muconate lactonizing enzyme family protein — protein MRIVNVTTAVVAYHGQATLVRIDTDEGITGYGEANPDAGAGGVVGLINSLKDLLIGEDPRNVERCWEKLRRRVFSGPQGGVYVIAMSGIELALWDLAGKAAGQPVYRMLGGKFRDRIRLYADCGDGDDPAGSVAGCVDRAQRMVAQGFTAIKFDIDDLHHPAKFDPFNHTVNASELRSMVERVAAVREAIGPDIDLAIDLHARYDVPSACRIAWELEPFNLMWLEEPVPAENVDALVRVRAQTRTPICAGENLYLRWGFRELLEKGAVDVIEPDVPKCGGLAEAKKIANLAEMHYVPFAPHLVSTPLGTMATAHQCGAIPNFYVQEWHALEEREIWDSYVTAPDGSGSIVKDGYITLPDTPGIGVELDMDGVRKHAVPGFGIFE, from the coding sequence ATGAGGATCGTCAACGTCACGACGGCGGTTGTCGCCTACCACGGCCAGGCCACGTTGGTGCGGATCGACACCGACGAGGGCATCACGGGCTACGGCGAGGCGAACCCGGACGCGGGTGCGGGGGGCGTCGTCGGACTGATCAACTCCCTGAAGGACCTCCTGATCGGCGAGGACCCGCGCAACGTCGAGCGGTGCTGGGAGAAGCTGCGTCGCCGCGTCTTCTCCGGCCCGCAGGGCGGCGTCTACGTGATCGCGATGAGCGGCATCGAGCTGGCGCTGTGGGACCTCGCGGGGAAGGCGGCCGGGCAGCCGGTGTACCGGATGCTCGGCGGCAAGTTCCGCGACCGGATCCGGCTCTACGCCGACTGCGGCGACGGGGACGACCCCGCCGGTTCCGTCGCCGGCTGCGTCGACCGGGCACAGCGGATGGTCGCCCAGGGCTTCACCGCCATCAAGTTCGACATCGACGACCTGCACCACCCGGCCAAGTTCGACCCGTTCAACCACACCGTGAACGCCTCCGAGCTGCGCTCGATGGTGGAACGGGTGGCAGCGGTGCGCGAGGCCATCGGGCCGGACATCGACCTCGCCATCGACCTGCACGCCCGCTACGACGTGCCGAGCGCCTGCCGGATCGCCTGGGAGCTCGAACCGTTCAACCTCATGTGGCTCGAGGAGCCCGTCCCGGCCGAGAACGTCGACGCGCTGGTGCGGGTGCGGGCCCAGACCCGCACCCCGATCTGCGCAGGCGAGAACCTCTACCTGCGGTGGGGCTTCCGCGAGCTGCTGGAGAAGGGCGCGGTGGACGTCATCGAGCCGGACGTGCCGAAGTGCGGTGGGCTCGCCGAGGCGAAGAAGATCGCGAACCTCGCCGAGATGCACTACGTGCCGTTCGCCCCGCACCTGGTCTCCACGCCGCTGGGCACGATGGCCACGGCGCACCAGTGCGGCGCGATCCCCAACTTCTACGTGCAGGAGTGGCACGCGCTGGAGGAACGGGAGATCTGGGACAGCTACGTGACCGCGCCCGACGGCAGCGGCTCGATCGTCAAGGACGGCTACATCACCCTGCCCGACACCCCGGGCATCGGTGTCGAGCTCGACATGGACGGCGTCCGCAAGCACGCCGTCCCCGGCTTCGGCATCTTCGAATGA
- a CDS encoding TetR/AcrR family transcriptional regulator — translation MTTDGRRRKGEQRRRQLLDATMRVIERAGVAAVSQRVVAQEAGVPASAVTYYFPAIDDLLVAALADCNDDHLRRLDESARAPDPIAALARVIAESSDARRAHAAAEYELFLLAGHRPELEPEVDRWTTAVDAYLAPHVTDPVRRAAVAAAVDGLFLRCFVATDPPSADEVRALLASIIGC, via the coding sequence CTGACCACCGACGGACGCAGGCGGAAGGGCGAGCAGCGCCGCAGGCAGCTCCTCGACGCCACGATGCGGGTGATCGAACGGGCGGGGGTCGCCGCGGTGAGCCAGCGCGTGGTCGCCCAGGAGGCGGGAGTCCCGGCGAGCGCCGTCACCTACTACTTCCCGGCGATCGACGACCTGCTCGTCGCGGCGCTCGCCGACTGCAACGACGACCACCTGCGCCGGCTCGACGAGAGCGCACGTGCCCCCGACCCGATCGCAGCACTCGCCCGGGTGATCGCCGAGAGCAGCGACGCGCGGCGAGCGCACGCGGCCGCGGAGTACGAGCTCTTCCTGCTCGCCGGGCACCGGCCGGAGCTGGAGCCGGAGGTCGACCGCTGGACGACCGCGGTCGACGCCTACCTCGCACCCCACGTCACCGACCCCGTGCGGCGTGCGGCGGTGGCCGCCGCCGTGGACGGGCTGTTCCTGCGCTGCTTCGTCGCGACCGACCCGCCGAGCGCCGACGAGGTGCGTGCCCTCCTCGCGAGCATCATCGGGTGCTGA
- a CDS encoding carbohydrate ABC transporter permease, with protein MTLDRTPRPTPVRPRRTGASAGLVARYVVLVLVVLLSIFPLVWLLLTSLRTSDELFAVPVQLLPSTVTLDQYVTVFTEYEMADYVWNSIVVSLATVALVMVLALPCAYVLARFRLPGVKVLITVLLIMRMIPVIALAIPLFAVFSQIGLLDSVLGLVLTHAASKLPVAIWLLMAFIQDLPKEIEESAEIDGAGVVRKLVFVVAPLIGPGLAASAVLTFLFTWNDLLIALTLTSSEAAQTLPVGLTNFVTQFGIDWGPMSAAGVLMVVPTLLFVWFAQGYLVKGLVAGAVRG; from the coding sequence ATGACCCTCGATAGGACCCCGAGGCCGACGCCGGTCCGCCCGCGCCGCACGGGCGCCAGCGCGGGTCTCGTGGCGCGCTACGTCGTGCTCGTGCTGGTGGTCCTGCTGTCCATCTTCCCGCTGGTCTGGCTGCTGCTCACGTCCCTGCGCACCTCGGACGAGCTGTTCGCGGTGCCGGTCCAGCTGCTGCCGAGCACGGTGACGCTCGACCAGTACGTCACCGTCTTCACCGAGTACGAGATGGCCGACTACGTCTGGAACTCGATCGTCGTCTCGCTCGCGACGGTGGCGCTGGTGATGGTGCTCGCGCTGCCGTGCGCGTACGTCCTCGCCCGGTTCCGGCTGCCCGGGGTCAAGGTCCTGATCACGGTGCTGCTGATCATGCGGATGATCCCGGTGATCGCACTCGCCATCCCGCTGTTCGCGGTGTTCTCCCAGATCGGCCTGCTGGACTCGGTGCTCGGGCTCGTCCTGACGCACGCGGCCTCGAAGCTGCCGGTTGCGATCTGGCTGCTCATGGCGTTCATCCAGGACCTGCCGAAGGAGATCGAGGAGTCGGCCGAGATCGACGGCGCGGGGGTGGTCCGCAAGCTCGTGTTCGTCGTCGCCCCGCTGATCGGCCCCGGGCTCGCGGCCAGCGCGGTGCTGACCTTCCTGTTCACGTGGAACGACCTGCTCATCGCGCTCACCCTGACCTCGAGCGAGGCCGCCCAGACGCTCCCGGTCGGCCTCACCAACTTCGTCACCCAGTTCGGCATCGACTGGGGGCCGATGTCAGCAGCGGGCGTGCTGATGGTCGTCCCGACCCTGCTCTTCGTCTGGTTCGCCCAGGGCTATCTCGTCAAGGGGCTCGTCGCGGGCGCGGTCCGTGGTTGA
- a CDS encoding carbohydrate ABC transporter permease, producing MTPKWLTGYTLAAPAILLMLVIFLYPLGHSFVMSFFRWDLNTAESPFVGLGNYGDLFTGTSFGQTLRNQVVFTVASLVIEVVGGMAIALLLNSKLRGLRPARTLLLIPPMVAPAVVGLNFRWLFNEQYGLIDGVLVRLGLPAIPWLSDPGWALVSVIIASAWQNTPLLVLLFLAGLQAIPREPLEAAAVDGASAWRTFWAIVLPLMRPVVVIALMIRIIDLFRTFDVVWLMTQGGPGNASNLLTVEAYKLAFQSVDFGHAAAVSYVALVMSLLVLALLYGIPRLTARRSAWQA from the coding sequence GTGACACCGAAGTGGCTCACCGGCTACACGCTCGCAGCACCGGCGATCCTGCTCATGCTGGTGATCTTCCTGTACCCGCTCGGCCACTCGTTCGTCATGAGCTTCTTCCGGTGGGACCTGAACACCGCGGAGAGCCCGTTCGTCGGCCTCGGCAACTACGGCGACCTGTTCACCGGCACCTCGTTCGGCCAGACGCTGCGCAACCAGGTGGTCTTCACCGTGGCGTCGCTGGTGATCGAGGTCGTCGGCGGCATGGCGATCGCGTTGCTGCTGAACAGCAAGCTGCGCGGGCTGCGACCGGCCCGCACCCTGCTGCTGATCCCGCCGATGGTCGCGCCCGCGGTGGTCGGCCTCAACTTCCGGTGGCTGTTCAACGAGCAGTACGGACTGATCGACGGCGTGCTCGTCCGGCTCGGGCTCCCGGCGATCCCGTGGCTGTCCGACCCCGGGTGGGCGCTGGTCTCGGTGATCATCGCCAGCGCGTGGCAGAACACGCCGCTCCTGGTGCTGCTGTTCCTCGCGGGGCTACAGGCGATCCCGCGGGAGCCGCTCGAGGCGGCGGCGGTGGACGGCGCATCGGCGTGGCGCACGTTCTGGGCGATCGTGCTGCCGCTGATGCGGCCGGTCGTCGTCATCGCGTTGATGATCCGGATCATCGACCTGTTCCGGACCTTCGACGTCGTCTGGCTGATGACGCAGGGCGGGCCCGGCAACGCCTCGAACCTCCTCACCGTGGAGGCCTACAAGCTGGCGTTCCAGAGCGTCGACTTCGGCCACGCCGCGGCCGTGTCGTACGTGGCCCTGGTCATGTCCCTCCTCGTCCTCGCGCTCCTCTACGGGATCCCGCGGCTCACCGCACGGAGGTCGGCATGGCAGGCATGA
- a CDS encoding LppU/SCO3897 family protein, with the protein MVVRVLLLLVVALLAGGGLTACSTGPETGDCVQKSDNSYAKADCATASLRVLERFAESSGDCIAVAGVTESYSDTGSDSTLCIGPRDVDPATAINVAKDGDCVVGVAANSVHRVGCADPTAEAVVLRRIENATTIAGTDQCSSVPGTSSSYSWDMVATGDDPYGLNALEGMGVDLLFCLGPVGVDPNASPDTAQAGDCLAETSGDPGYAKADCGAPDAAYRVVERVEGGFLGIDIACGSAPGATSGFQRGGGLDSYVLCLAPN; encoded by the coding sequence ATGGTGGTGCGTGTTCTACTGCTGCTCGTGGTGGCGCTGTTGGCGGGTGGCGGTCTCACCGCCTGCTCGACGGGGCCCGAGACGGGCGACTGCGTCCAGAAGTCCGACAACTCGTACGCGAAGGCCGACTGTGCGACGGCGTCGCTGCGGGTGCTGGAGCGCTTCGCCGAGTCGTCGGGCGACTGCATCGCCGTGGCCGGGGTGACGGAGAGCTACTCCGACACCGGGTCGGACTCCACGCTCTGCATCGGCCCGCGTGACGTCGACCCGGCCACCGCGATCAACGTGGCGAAGGACGGTGACTGCGTCGTCGGCGTCGCCGCGAACTCCGTGCACCGGGTGGGATGCGCCGACCCGACGGCGGAGGCCGTGGTGCTGCGCCGCATCGAGAACGCCACCACCATCGCCGGCACCGACCAGTGCTCCTCGGTGCCGGGCACGAGCTCCAGCTACAGCTGGGACATGGTCGCCACCGGCGACGACCCGTACGGGCTGAACGCCCTCGAGGGGATGGGCGTCGACCTGCTGTTCTGCCTCGGCCCCGTGGGCGTCGACCCGAACGCATCGCCGGACACCGCGCAGGCGGGCGACTGCCTGGCCGAGACGTCGGGCGACCCCGGGTACGCGAAGGCGGACTGCGGGGCGCCCGACGCCGCGTACCGCGTGGTCGAGCGGGTGGAGGGCGGCTTCCTGGGCATCGACATCGCCTGCGGGTCGGCACCCGGGGCGACGTCGGGGTTCCAGCGCGGCGGAGGCCTGGACAGCTACGTCCTCTGCCTCGCGCCGAACTGA
- a CDS encoding TetR/AcrR family transcriptional regulator encodes MRQNPARRAALLDAAIEVLAREGARGLTFRAVDAEAQVPVGTASNYFSSRDELFTQVGHRYYERLEPDAAVLDAALAGPRDRDRVTELMRDIVERVAGFRSGYLALLELRLESTRRPELRELLSKRIRADLDFNIRNHEESGLPGDATTVVVLYLALNWLILDRLTLPDVFPEEQFDDLVTEVVERILPGPRRSA; translated from the coding sequence ATGCGGCAGAACCCGGCCCGGCGGGCGGCGCTCCTGGACGCCGCGATCGAGGTGCTGGCCAGGGAGGGGGCGCGGGGGCTCACCTTCCGCGCGGTCGACGCGGAGGCGCAGGTGCCCGTCGGCACGGCGTCCAACTACTTCAGCAGTCGCGATGAGCTGTTCACGCAGGTCGGCCACCGCTACTACGAGCGGCTCGAACCCGACGCCGCCGTGCTCGACGCGGCGCTCGCCGGGCCGCGGGACCGCGACCGGGTCACCGAGCTCATGCGCGACATCGTCGAGCGGGTCGCCGGCTTCCGGTCCGGATACCTGGCGCTGCTGGAGCTGCGCCTGGAGAGCACCCGCCGGCCCGAGCTGCGCGAGCTGCTCAGCAAGCGGATCCGCGCCGACCTCGACTTCAACATCCGCAACCACGAGGAGTCCGGCCTGCCGGGCGACGCCACCACCGTCGTGGTGCTCTACCTGGCGCTGAACTGGCTGATCCTGGACCGGCTCACGCTGCCCGACGTCTTCCCGGAGGAGCAGTTCGACGACCTGGTCACCGAGGTCGTGGAGCGCATCCTGCCCGGCCCTCGCCGCTCGGCCTGA
- a CDS encoding dihydrofolate reductase family protein, which produces MTIDGFIAAPDGGVDFFPVTPDVLEFITGDYPDTLPTHVREQLGVDVPNPNFDVGVQGRATFQPALDIGVTSPFAHLRQYVVSTTYESPDPAVEVISDDVTERIRQLKAEDGKDIYLMGGSRLAGSLLAEIDSLVLKVYPVVAGAGIPLFTAEFGPTSFRLTGNRTLEGGTVVLSYDR; this is translated from the coding sequence ATGACCATCGACGGCTTCATCGCCGCGCCGGACGGGGGTGTCGACTTCTTCCCGGTCACGCCGGACGTGCTCGAGTTCATCACCGGCGACTACCCGGACACCCTGCCCACCCACGTGCGGGAGCAGCTCGGCGTCGACGTGCCCAACCCGAACTTCGACGTGGGCGTGCAGGGGCGGGCGACCTTCCAGCCCGCCCTCGACATCGGGGTCACCAGCCCGTTCGCGCACCTGCGGCAGTACGTCGTCTCCACCACGTACGAGAGCCCGGACCCGGCCGTCGAGGTGATCTCGGACGACGTCACCGAACGGATCCGGCAGCTGAAGGCCGAGGACGGCAAGGACATCTATCTCATGGGCGGGTCCCGGTTGGCCGGGTCCCTGCTCGCCGAGATCGACTCGCTCGTCCTGAAGGTCTACCCGGTGGTGGCCGGGGCGGGAATCCCGCTGTTCACCGCCGAGTTCGGCCCCACCAGCTTCCGACTGACCGGCAACCGGACCCTGGAGGGCGGAACGGTGGTCCTGAGCTACGACCGATGA
- a CDS encoding RraA family protein, with amino-acid sequence MSDTATVAKRLKALYTAVVYDIMDEMALPHQCLDLGIAPLDRDMQVAGPAYTVMAGPDIRERDEMPENTKLADFGVFTQMYEGCVVVVGAAGERQSGIWGELMSNASRARGATGVVIDGGIRDGRLVREIDGLGVFARYTSPIESLRRSRIHDIEIPISMTGTTSSQVRVNPGDWIFGDEDGVLVIPKDALDEVLAKSEEAKDIEDKVREEVQAGTPVIDVYNKYGRL; translated from the coding sequence ATGAGCGACACCGCAACCGTCGCGAAGCGGCTCAAGGCGCTCTACACCGCCGTGGTCTACGACATCATGGACGAGATGGCGCTGCCCCATCAGTGCCTCGACCTCGGCATCGCGCCACTCGACCGCGACATGCAGGTGGCCGGTCCCGCCTACACCGTGATGGCGGGACCCGACATCCGCGAGCGCGACGAGATGCCGGAGAACACGAAGCTGGCCGACTTCGGCGTGTTCACGCAGATGTACGAGGGCTGCGTGGTCGTCGTCGGGGCGGCGGGCGAGCGCCAGAGCGGGATCTGGGGCGAGCTCATGAGCAACGCCAGCCGCGCCCGGGGAGCCACCGGCGTCGTGATCGACGGCGGGATCCGCGACGGCAGGCTCGTCCGCGAGATCGACGGGCTCGGTGTCTTCGCCCGCTACACCTCGCCGATCGAGTCGCTGCGCCGCTCCCGGATCCACGACATCGAGATCCCCATCTCGATGACCGGCACCACGTCCAGCCAGGTCCGAGTCAACCCGGGCGACTGGATCTTCGGCGACGAGGACGGCGTACTGGTCATCCCGAAGGACGCGCTCGACGAGGTGCTGGCGAAGTCCGAGGAAGCCAAGGACATCGAGGACAAGGTCCGCGAGGAGGTGCAGGCCGGTACCCCGGTGATCGACGTCTACAACAAGTACGGGCGGTTGTAG
- a CDS encoding SDR family NAD(P)-dependent oxidoreductase has protein sequence MDLSLDGKVAIVTGAASGFGRAVASTLAAEGVRVAGADINEAGVVTAMKELGGGSAACRGYALDVSSRTNWSELVRTVEEDLGPVDILCNIAGPAPGPVSGHLDTDDDEWRRQIDGHLSGVFRGCQSVLPGMMERRYGKIVNMCSFTAHGTVANIPGYDAAFGGILAYTKDLARFAAPYNINVNCVSPGNIETPMTQEWMAQPGARERLLETTLIGRIGQPDDVANWVVFLASDRAQHAVGIEINVSGGQLIA, from the coding sequence GTGGATCTTTCGCTCGACGGCAAGGTGGCGATCGTGACGGGCGCCGCGTCCGGGTTCGGCCGTGCGGTCGCCTCGACGCTCGCTGCCGAGGGGGTGCGGGTGGCGGGCGCCGACATCAACGAGGCAGGCGTCGTCACGGCGATGAAGGAGCTCGGCGGCGGGTCGGCGGCGTGCCGCGGCTACGCGCTCGACGTCTCGAGCCGGACCAACTGGTCGGAGCTCGTGCGCACCGTCGAGGAGGACCTCGGCCCGGTCGACATCCTCTGCAACATCGCAGGCCCCGCCCCGGGACCGGTCAGCGGTCACCTGGACACCGACGACGACGAATGGCGTCGCCAGATCGACGGCCACCTCTCCGGCGTCTTCCGGGGATGCCAGTCGGTTCTCCCGGGGATGATGGAACGGCGCTACGGGAAGATCGTGAACATGTGCTCCTTCACGGCGCACGGCACGGTCGCGAACATCCCCGGCTACGACGCCGCGTTCGGCGGGATCCTCGCCTACACGAAGGACCTGGCGCGGTTCGCCGCCCCGTACAACATCAACGTCAACTGCGTGTCCCCCGGCAACATCGAGACCCCCATGACGCAGGAGTGGATGGCCCAGCCGGGGGCCCGTGAGCGCCTGCTCGAGACCACCCTCATCGGCCGCATCGGCCAGCCCGACGACGTGGCCAACTGGGTGGTCTTCCTCGCCTCCGACCGCGCGCAGCACGCGGTCGGCATCGAGATCAACGTGTCCGGTGGACAGCTGATCGCCTGA